In a single window of the Lacerta agilis isolate rLacAgi1 chromosome 15, rLacAgi1.pri, whole genome shotgun sequence genome:
- the INPP5K gene encoding inositol polyphosphate 5-phosphatase K isoform X1 — MASLQPEEPLQDLLSVSLLDLEGTPSAFRSRSASVSSTGSGGRLQLRQRVAQLMACVEDVSSDDEIHEEVSRTIDEAFLICGKMQKQKLQGIRLHLVTWNVGTASPPPDVTSLLQLNLQDREMDMYVIGLQEVNSKIVNFLSDMAFDDPWSIFFMNVLSPLSYVKISSIRMQGLLLLVFAKQPHVPFIRDIQSQYTRTGLYGYWGNKGGVTTRMSVYGHTVCFLNCHLPAHMENAGQRLDDFERILEMQQFEGEKIPNVLDHDILFWFGDLNFRIEDYGLHFIRESINNSRFSLLWEKDQLNMAKKKEPILQEFMEGPLKFKPTYKFDLYSNDYDTRGQKTLFWFNGKKRKPAWTDRILWRVKHLLQLASEAGEMPEEEAISVSLHSYISHMSYGISDHKPVTGTFELEMKPLPPVPLVRLHPVGNWDAEQDATVRYSTAPEFPSSAWDWIGLYKVTFRHANDYVMYAWVQDNEISSEEDAKQVYLSAEELPATGGEFLLGYYSNTMQSLVGISQPFQIQPRRMLAEKDLAWDGVSRMQEQLCDEKPPCDF, encoded by the exons ATGGCATCTTTGCAGCCTGAAGAACCGCTTCAGGACTTGCTCTCCGTCTCTTTGCTGGACCTGGAGGGCACCCCCTCTGCCTTCCGCAGCCGCTCTGCCAGCGTGAGTAGCACGGGCTCCGGCGGGCGGCTGCAGCTGCGGCAGCGAGTGGCACAGCTCATGGCTTGCGTGGAGGACGTCAGCTCCGATGACGAGATCCACGAGGAAGTCTCACGCACCATCGACGAGGCTTTTCTGATCTGTGGGaagatgcagaagcagaagctTCAAGGGATCAG GTTGCACTTGGTGACTTGGAACGTGGGCACAGCTTCTCCCCCTCCTGATGTCACCTCTTTGCTGCAGCTCAACTTGCAAGACCGGGAAATGGACATGTATGTCATTGG TTTACAGGAGGTGAACTCCAAGATCGTGAATTTCCTGTCCGACATGGCCTTTGATGATCCGTGGAGTATTTTCTTCATGAATGTTCTTTCTCCTCTAAGCTATGTCAAG ATATCTTCCATACGCATGCagggcctcctcctcctggtcTTTGCAAAGCAGCCTCACGTCCCCTTCATACGGGACATTCAAAGCCAGTACACTCGCACGGGTCTCTACGGATATTGG GGAAACAAGGGGGGCGTCACCACTCGCATGTCTGTTTATGGACATACCGTCTGTTTCCTGAACTGCCACCTGCCAGCCCACATGGAGAATGCAGGGCAGCGGCTGGATGACTTTGAGCGTATCTTGGAGATGCAGCAGTTTGAAGGCGAAAAGATTCCCAACGTCCTGGATCACGA CATTCTCTTCTGGTTTGGCGACTTGAACTTCCGGATTGAAGATTACGGCCTGCATTTCATTCGAGAATCAATCAATAACAGCCGATTCAGTCTTTTGTGGGAAAAGGACCAG cTTAACATGGCTAAGAAGAAGGAACCCATTCTTCAAGAATTCATGGAGGGGCCCCTGAAGTTCAAACCCACCTACAAGTTTGACCTGTACTCAAATGACTATGACACCAG GGGGCAGAAGACGCTCTTTTGGTTTAA TGGGAAGAAGCGGAAGCCTGCGTGGACGGATCGGATCCTCTGGAGGGTGAAGCACCTTTTGCAGTTGGCCTCGGAGGCAGGAGAGATGCCAGAAGAGGAGGCCATTTCTGTGTCCCTGCACAGCTACATCAGCCACATGAGTTACGGCATCAGCGACCACAAACCTGTCACCGGGACCTTTGAACTTGAG ATGAAGCCTCTGCCACCTGTCCCACTGGTCAGGCTGCATCCTGTGGGCAACTGGGATGCTGAGCAAGATGCCACCGTCCGCTACTCCACAGCTCCTGAATTTCCAAGCAGTGCCTGGGACTGGATTGGTCTCTACAAG GTGACCTTCAGGCATGCAAATGACTACGTGATGTATGCCTGGGTGCAGGACAACGAGATTTCCTCtgaggaggatgcaaagcag GTCTATCTCAGTGCTGAGGAGCTTCCAGCAACAGGAGGAGAGTTTCTCCTGGGTTATTACAGCAACACAATGCAATCCCTGGTTGGCATCAGTCAGCCCTTTCAG ATTCAGccaaggagaatgttagctgagAAAGACCTGGCCTGGGATGGAGTCAGCAGGATGCAGGAGCAGCTTTGTGATGAGAAACCACCGTGTGACTTTTGA
- the INPP5K gene encoding inositol polyphosphate 5-phosphatase K isoform X3 — MEPEEGPQHLRLHLVTWNVGTASPPPDVTSLLQLNLQDREMDMYVIGLQEVNSKIVNFLSDMAFDDPWSIFFMNVLSPLSYVKISSIRMQGLLLLVFAKQPHVPFIRDIQSQYTRTGLYGYWGNKGGVTTRMSVYGHTVCFLNCHLPAHMENAGQRLDDFERILEMQQFEGEKIPNVLDHDILFWFGDLNFRIEDYGLHFIRESINNSRFSLLWEKDQLNMAKKKEPILQEFMEGPLKFKPTYKFDLYSNDYDTRGQKTLFWFNGKKRKPAWTDRILWRVKHLLQLASEAGEMPEEEAISVSLHSYISHMSYGISDHKPVTGTFELEMKPLPPVPLVRLHPVGNWDAEQDATVRYSTAPEFPSSAWDWIGLYKVTFRHANDYVMYAWVQDNEISSEEDAKQVYLSAEELPATGGEFLLGYYSNTMQSLVGISQPFQIQPRRMLAEKDLAWDGVSRMQEQLCDEKPPCDF, encoded by the exons ATGGAGCCGGAGGAAGGACCGCAGCACCTCAG GTTGCACTTGGTGACTTGGAACGTGGGCACAGCTTCTCCCCCTCCTGATGTCACCTCTTTGCTGCAGCTCAACTTGCAAGACCGGGAAATGGACATGTATGTCATTGG TTTACAGGAGGTGAACTCCAAGATCGTGAATTTCCTGTCCGACATGGCCTTTGATGATCCGTGGAGTATTTTCTTCATGAATGTTCTTTCTCCTCTAAGCTATGTCAAG ATATCTTCCATACGCATGCagggcctcctcctcctggtcTTTGCAAAGCAGCCTCACGTCCCCTTCATACGGGACATTCAAAGCCAGTACACTCGCACGGGTCTCTACGGATATTGG GGAAACAAGGGGGGCGTCACCACTCGCATGTCTGTTTATGGACATACCGTCTGTTTCCTGAACTGCCACCTGCCAGCCCACATGGAGAATGCAGGGCAGCGGCTGGATGACTTTGAGCGTATCTTGGAGATGCAGCAGTTTGAAGGCGAAAAGATTCCCAACGTCCTGGATCACGA CATTCTCTTCTGGTTTGGCGACTTGAACTTCCGGATTGAAGATTACGGCCTGCATTTCATTCGAGAATCAATCAATAACAGCCGATTCAGTCTTTTGTGGGAAAAGGACCAG cTTAACATGGCTAAGAAGAAGGAACCCATTCTTCAAGAATTCATGGAGGGGCCCCTGAAGTTCAAACCCACCTACAAGTTTGACCTGTACTCAAATGACTATGACACCAG GGGGCAGAAGACGCTCTTTTGGTTTAA TGGGAAGAAGCGGAAGCCTGCGTGGACGGATCGGATCCTCTGGAGGGTGAAGCACCTTTTGCAGTTGGCCTCGGAGGCAGGAGAGATGCCAGAAGAGGAGGCCATTTCTGTGTCCCTGCACAGCTACATCAGCCACATGAGTTACGGCATCAGCGACCACAAACCTGTCACCGGGACCTTTGAACTTGAG ATGAAGCCTCTGCCACCTGTCCCACTGGTCAGGCTGCATCCTGTGGGCAACTGGGATGCTGAGCAAGATGCCACCGTCCGCTACTCCACAGCTCCTGAATTTCCAAGCAGTGCCTGGGACTGGATTGGTCTCTACAAG GTGACCTTCAGGCATGCAAATGACTACGTGATGTATGCCTGGGTGCAGGACAACGAGATTTCCTCtgaggaggatgcaaagcag GTCTATCTCAGTGCTGAGGAGCTTCCAGCAACAGGAGGAGAGTTTCTCCTGGGTTATTACAGCAACACAATGCAATCCCTGGTTGGCATCAGTCAGCCCTTTCAG ATTCAGccaaggagaatgttagctgagAAAGACCTGGCCTGGGATGGAGTCAGCAGGATGCAGGAGCAGCTTTGTGATGAGAAACCACCGTGTGACTTTTGA
- the PITPNA gene encoding LOW QUALITY PROTEIN: phosphatidylinositol transfer protein alpha isoform (The sequence of the model RefSeq protein was modified relative to this genomic sequence to represent the inferred CDS: deleted 1 base in 1 codon), producing MVVVKEYRVLLPVSVEEYQVGQLYSVAEASKNETGGGEGVEVLVNEPYERDGERGQYTHKIYHLQSKVPPFVKMLAPEGALNIHEKAWNAYPFCRTVITNEYMKDDFLIKIETWHKPDLGMQENVHKLDPKEWKNVEAVYIDIADRSQVLSRDYKPEEDPAKFKSTKTGRGPLGPNWKKELGTQADCPHMCAYKLVTVKFKWWGLQNKVENFIQKQERRLFTNFHRQLFCWLDKWVDLTMEDIRRMEDETKRQLDEMRQKDPLKGTSAADD from the exons ATGGTGGTCGTCAAGGAATA TCGTGTTCTTTTGCCCGTGTCTGTGGAGGAG taCCAAGTGGGGCAGCTGTACTCCGTGGCAGAAGCCAGCAAGAACGAAACTGGCGGTGGCGAAGGGGTGGAAGTCCTGGTGAACGAGCCCTATGAGCGCGACGGGGAACGCGGGCAGTACACACACAAGATCTACCACTTGCAGAG CAAAGTCCCTCCCTTTGTGAAGATGCTGGCCCCAGAGGGAGCCTTGAACATCCACGAGAAAGCCTGGAATGCCTACCCTTTCTGCCGGACCG TTATTACG AATGAGTACATGAAAGACGACTTCTTGATCAAAATTGAGACCTGGCACAAACCGGACCTTGGCATGCAGGAGAAC GTTCACAAACTGGACCCCAAA GAATGGAAGAACGTAGAAGCCGTCTACATCGACATTGCAGACCGGAGCCAAGTGCTTTCAAGG GATTACAAGCCAGAAGAAGACCCGGCAAAGTTTAAATCCACCAAAACAGGGCGTGGCCCTTTGGGGCCCAACTGGAAG AAGGAGCTGGGCACGCAAGCCGACTGTCCACACATGTGTGCTTACAAGCTAGTGACGGTCAAGTTCAAGTGGTGGGGGCTGCAGAACAAAGTCGAAAACTTTATACAGAAG CAAGAGAGGCGGCTTTTCACGAATTTCCACCGGCAGCTGTTCTGCTGGCTTGATAAATGGGTTGACCTGACCATGGAGGACATTCGCAGGATGGAGGACGAGACGAAGAGGCAGCTGGATGAG atGAGACAGAAGGACCCCTTGAAAGGAACGTCGGCTGCAGATGACTAG
- the INPP5K gene encoding inositol polyphosphate 5-phosphatase K isoform X2, whose protein sequence is MDMYVIGLQEVNSKIVNFLSDMAFDDPWSIFFMNVLSPLSYVKISSIRMQGLLLLVFAKQPHVPFIRDIQSQYTRTGLYGYWGNKGGVTTRMSVYGHTVCFLNCHLPAHMENAGQRLDDFERILEMQQFEGEKIPNVLDHDILFWFGDLNFRIEDYGLHFIRESINNSRFSLLWEKDQLNMAKKKEPILQEFMEGPLKFKPTYKFDLYSNDYDTSGKKRKPAWTDRILWRVKHLLQLASEAGEMPEEEAISVSLHSYISHMSYGISDHKPVTGTFELEMKPLPPVPLVRLHPVGNWDAEQDATVRYSTAPEFPSSAWDWIGLYKVTFRHANDYVMYAWVQDNEISSEEDAKQVYLSAEELPATGGEFLLGYYSNTMQSLVGISQPFQIQPRRMLAEKDLAWDGVSRMQEQLCDEKPPCDF, encoded by the exons ATGGACATGTATGTCATTGG TTTACAGGAGGTGAACTCCAAGATCGTGAATTTCCTGTCCGACATGGCCTTTGATGATCCGTGGAGTATTTTCTTCATGAATGTTCTTTCTCCTCTAAGCTATGTCAAG ATATCTTCCATACGCATGCagggcctcctcctcctggtcTTTGCAAAGCAGCCTCACGTCCCCTTCATACGGGACATTCAAAGCCAGTACACTCGCACGGGTCTCTACGGATATTGG GGAAACAAGGGGGGCGTCACCACTCGCATGTCTGTTTATGGACATACCGTCTGTTTCCTGAACTGCCACCTGCCAGCCCACATGGAGAATGCAGGGCAGCGGCTGGATGACTTTGAGCGTATCTTGGAGATGCAGCAGTTTGAAGGCGAAAAGATTCCCAACGTCCTGGATCACGA CATTCTCTTCTGGTTTGGCGACTTGAACTTCCGGATTGAAGATTACGGCCTGCATTTCATTCGAGAATCAATCAATAACAGCCGATTCAGTCTTTTGTGGGAAAAGGACCAG cTTAACATGGCTAAGAAGAAGGAACCCATTCTTCAAGAATTCATGGAGGGGCCCCTGAAGTTCAAACCCACCTACAAGTTTGACCTGTACTCAAATGACTATGACACCAG TGGGAAGAAGCGGAAGCCTGCGTGGACGGATCGGATCCTCTGGAGGGTGAAGCACCTTTTGCAGTTGGCCTCGGAGGCAGGAGAGATGCCAGAAGAGGAGGCCATTTCTGTGTCCCTGCACAGCTACATCAGCCACATGAGTTACGGCATCAGCGACCACAAACCTGTCACCGGGACCTTTGAACTTGAG ATGAAGCCTCTGCCACCTGTCCCACTGGTCAGGCTGCATCCTGTGGGCAACTGGGATGCTGAGCAAGATGCCACCGTCCGCTACTCCACAGCTCCTGAATTTCCAAGCAGTGCCTGGGACTGGATTGGTCTCTACAAG GTGACCTTCAGGCATGCAAATGACTACGTGATGTATGCCTGGGTGCAGGACAACGAGATTTCCTCtgaggaggatgcaaagcag GTCTATCTCAGTGCTGAGGAGCTTCCAGCAACAGGAGGAGAGTTTCTCCTGGGTTATTACAGCAACACAATGCAATCCCTGGTTGGCATCAGTCAGCCCTTTCAG ATTCAGccaaggagaatgttagctgagAAAGACCTGGCCTGGGATGGAGTCAGCAGGATGCAGGAGCAGCTTTGTGATGAGAAACCACCGTGTGACTTTTGA